CAGCATCCCACCAATAACCTACAAATCACAATCCTGTACATCCTAAAATCCTGGACATCCTGATTCAGACAATTAAAATATCAGCATCCCACCAATAACCTACAAATCACAATCCTGTACATCCTAAAATCCTGGACATCCTGATTCAGACAATTAAAATATCAGCATCCCACCAATAACCTACAAATCACAATCCTGTACATCCTAAAATCCTGGACATCCTGATTCAGACAATTAAAATATCAGCATCCCACCAATAACCTACAAATCACAATCCTGTACATCCTAAAATCCTGGACATCCTGATTCAGACAATTAAAATATCAGCATCCCACCAATAACCTACAAATCACAATCCTGTACATCCTAAAATCCTGGACATCCTGATTCAGACAATTAAAATATCAGCATCCCACCAATAACCTACAAATCACAATCCTGTACATCCTAAAATCCTGGACATCCTGATTCAGACAATTAAAATATCAGCATCCCACCAATAACCTACAAATCACAATCCTGTACATCCTAAAATCCTGGACATCCTGATTCAGACAATTAAAATATCAGCATCCCACCAATAACCTACAAATCACAATCCTGTACATCCTAAAATCCTGGACATCCTGATTCAGACAATTAAAATATCAGCATCCCACCAATAACCTACAAATCACAATCCTGTACATCCTAAAATCCTGGACATCCTGATTCAGACAATTAAAATATCAGCATCCCACCAATAACCTACAAATCACAATCCTGTACATCCTAAAATCCTGGACATCCTGATTCAGACAATTAAAATATCAGCATCCCACCAATAACCTACAAATCACAATCCTGTACATCCTAAAATCCTGGACATCCTGATTCAGACAATTACAAATAATGGAAGGTATTTTGCAGCTTATTTTTATGTTCGCATTGTTTTGTCTAATAGGCTCTTTATCTGGTGCTGTTCCTGCTATTTTAGTACCTTATTTCTTTTGCGGTTCTTTAATAGTAATGTTTGTAACAGCAGGTATGATCTCTAAGTAATCTACGTATTTAGTCCGTAGGGTGCGTTAGCACCAGCGTAACGCACCTTAAATAATTAACAAATCACAATCAAAAAGGTGCGTTACATTTCAATAACGCACCCTACAATTAATTAACTATAAGCCTCCATCGGTAAACAAGAACAAACAAAATTCCTATCCCCAAAAGCTGCGTCTATTCTCCCCACACTGGGCCAGAACTTATATTCCTTATTCCAAGGTGCAGGATAAGCAGCTTGTTCACGGGAATAAGGATGATTCCACTCACCAATAATCAAACTTTCCGCAGTGTGAGGGGCATTTTTCAAAACATTATCTTCAATGTCCATCTTACCAGATTCAATTGCCGCAACTTCCTCACGAATCGCAATCAAAGCATCACAAAAACGATCTAATTCCTGTTTAGATTCACTTTCCGTTGGTTCTACCATAATTGTCCCCGCAACAGGCCAAGAAACAGTAGGTGCATGAAAACCATAATCCATTAACCGCTTCGCAACATCATCAATTTCAATCTGCGCTGATTTCTTCAAAGAACGCAAATCTAAAATACATTCATGTGCCACCAAACCATTTTTTCCCTGATACAAAACCGGATAATAAGACTCTAATTTCTTAGCCATGTAATTAGCATTCAAAATGGCAATTTTGGTTGCTTCCGTCAACCCATCTGCACCCATCATGATAATATACATCCAAGAAATCACTAGGATACTTGCACTACCCCAAGGTGCAGCAGAAACAGCACCCAAATCACCACCCATTCTCACCACAGAATGTCCAGGAAGGAAGGGGACAAGGTGGGAAGCCACACCAATGGGACCCATACCGGGACCACCACCACCATGAGGAATACAGAAAGTTTTGTGTAAATTCAAATGACAGACATCTGCACCAATATCACCAGGACGACAAATACCTACTTGGGCATTCATATTAGCGCCGTCCATGTAAACTTGTCCACCATGTTCATGAATGACAGCACAAATTTCTTGAATTGCTTCTTCAAATACCCCATGAGTTGATGGATATGTCACCATTAAAGCTGAAAGTTCACTACTATGTTTTTCAGCTTTGGCTTTTAAATCTTCAACGTCAATATTACCATGATCATCACAAGCAACTCCTACTACTTTCATTCCACACATTACCGCACTTGCAGGATTTGTTCCATGGGCAGATTGGGGAATTAAACAAATATTTCTGTGTCCTTCTCCCCGACTTTGATGATATTCATGAATTACTAAAAGTCCTGCATATTCACCTTGAGAACCTGCATTTGGTTGTAAGGAAATTCCTGCAAAACCTGTGATTTCTCCTAACCATGCTTCTAGTTGTTGGAACAGAATTTGATAACCTCTAGTTTGGGAAATTGGCGCAAAAGGATGGATTTTCCCAAATTCTGCCCAAGTTACGGGAATCATTTCCGAAGTTGCGTTTAACTTCATGGTGCAAGAACCCAAAGGAATCATTGATGTTGTTAATGATAAATCCTTGCTTTCTAGTTGATGTAAATAACGTAATAACTCAGTTTCTGAATGATAACGGTTAAAAACTGAGTGAGTGAGATATTTACTTGTTCTTGATAGTTGATAATGAGAAATTGATAATTCTTCTACAGTGAACGGTAATTGATCTTTCAATGCAAAAATTTGCCAAATATCAATTAAATCTGCTTCTGTGGTAGTTTCATCTAAGGAAATACCAACAGTGGAATTATCAAAAATTCTCAAGTTGATATTTCTCTCATTCGCAGCGTCGAGAATTGCATCTAATTTGGTATTTCCTAATTCTACCCGCAAGGTATCAAAGAAGTTTTCCGAACTGATTTTATAACCTAACTTTTTCAGTCCTGCTGCTAAGGTTGCGGTAAGTTCATGGATATTTTGAGCGATCGCTCTGAGTCCATCCGGTCCATGATAAACTGCATACATACTCGCCATTACTGCAAGTAAAACCTGTGCCGTGCAAATATTACTGGTGGCTTTATCTCTGCGAATGTGTTGTTCACGGGTTTGTAAAGCCAGACGTAAGGCAGGTTTACCATTTACGTCCTTGGATACCCCAATAATTCGCCCTGGAACGAGCCGTTTATACTCTTCCTTCGTGGCAAAATAAGCAGCGTGTGGTCCCCCAAAGCCCAAGGGAATACCAAATCTTTGTGTACTGCCTACAGCAATATCAGCCCCTAATTCACCGGGAGGTGTAAGTAATGTTAAACTCAAAGGATCTGCGGCTACAGTCACCAATGCACCCTGAGCATGAGACTTTGTGATAAAATTGCGGTAGTCGTAAATTGTGCCGTCGGTTGCGGGATATTGGAGAATTGCACCAAAAATTGATTCTGAGAAATCAAAAGTTTGATGATTACCGATAATGATATTTATCCCTAAAGGTTTTGCGCGTGTTTGCAATACATCAATGGTTTGAGGATGACATTCACTAGAAACAAAATAGTTATGGGATTTGTTTTTGCACACACCATAACTCATACTCATTGCTTCTGCGGCTGCTGTTCCTTCATCAAGTAAAGAAGCGTTAGCAATTTCTAACCCCGTCAAGTCAATAATCATGGTTTGGAAATTTAACAACGCTTCCAAACGTCCTTGGGCAATTTCTGGCTGATAAGGGGTGTAAGCTGTATACCAACCGGGATTTTCTAAAATGTTGCGTTGAATGACTGCGGGGGTGATACAGTCGTAATAACCCATGCCAATAAATGAGCGATAAACCTGATTTTTGTCAGCTATCTGTTTTAACATTCCTAATGCTGCATATTCGCTTTGTGCTGCTGGTAAATTTAGGGTTTGATGAAAGCGAATCCCCTGTGGTACTGTTTTATCAATGAGATCATCAAGGCTGGAAAGACCTAATATATTCAGCATTTGCTGAACATCATCAGGGTTTGGTCCAATGTGTCTTTGTGTAAAGTCGCTCAGTTTCTGACTACTGTGAGCTTGAATGCGCGGGGAATTAGTTACCACAAATCGTTCTCCAAAGATTTCTATATTAATATATTGTAATGATCACTTTTGGATATTAGGGTTTTTTCTATATCTTGTTTTTATCTCACGCTCCAGACGCAGAGAGTTTTTAAGTGTTGGTTTGTTTCATTGATTGGTAATGTTGCCATTTTTGTTGTAGTCGTTTTCTTTTTTCCTGTGTTAGACTCTCGAAACAATGGTGACAAGAAATACCTTGTTCATATTCAGATGAAGATTTATCTGCTTCAGATATGGGATATCCACAACAAAAGCATAATTCATGATATCCCGCTTCTAAGTCATGATTAACTGTGTTTCTTTCATCAAAAACAAAACATTCTCCTTCCCATAAACTTTCTTCTGGGGGAAT
The window above is part of the Dolichospermum sp. DET69 genome. Proteins encoded here:
- the gcvP gene encoding aminomethyl-transferring glycine dehydrogenase, which produces MVTNSPRIQAHSSQKLSDFTQRHIGPNPDDVQQMLNILGLSSLDDLIDKTVPQGIRFHQTLNLPAAQSEYAALGMLKQIADKNQVYRSFIGMGYYDCITPAVIQRNILENPGWYTAYTPYQPEIAQGRLEALLNFQTMIIDLTGLEIANASLLDEGTAAAEAMSMSYGVCKNKSHNYFVSSECHPQTIDVLQTRAKPLGINIIIGNHQTFDFSESIFGAILQYPATDGTIYDYRNFITKSHAQGALVTVAADPLSLTLLTPPGELGADIAVGSTQRFGIPLGFGGPHAAYFATKEEYKRLVPGRIIGVSKDVNGKPALRLALQTREQHIRRDKATSNICTAQVLLAVMASMYAVYHGPDGLRAIAQNIHELTATLAAGLKKLGYKISSENFFDTLRVELGNTKLDAILDAANERNINLRIFDNSTVGISLDETTTEADLIDIWQIFALKDQLPFTVEELSISHYQLSRTSKYLTHSVFNRYHSETELLRYLHQLESKDLSLTTSMIPLGSCTMKLNATSEMIPVTWAEFGKIHPFAPISQTRGYQILFQQLEAWLGEITGFAGISLQPNAGSQGEYAGLLVIHEYHQSRGEGHRNICLIPQSAHGTNPASAVMCGMKVVGVACDDHGNIDVEDLKAKAEKHSSELSALMVTYPSTHGVFEEAIQEICAVIHEHGGQVYMDGANMNAQVGICRPGDIGADVCHLNLHKTFCIPHGGGGPGMGPIGVASHLVPFLPGHSVVRMGGDLGAVSAAPWGSASILVISWMYIIMMGADGLTEATKIAILNANYMAKKLESYYPVLYQGKNGLVAHECILDLRSLKKSAQIEIDDVAKRLMDYGFHAPTVSWPVAGTIMVEPTESESKQELDRFCDALIAIREEVAAIESGKMDIEDNVLKNAPHTAESLIIGEWNHPYSREQAAYPAPWNKEYKFWPSVGRIDAAFGDRNFVCSCLPMEAYS